The sequence CAACCGAAGGGTCACGACCGGCAGACGGAAGACTCGAGTGTAGAACTCGGCCAGGTGCTCACCCATCCACTTGCTCAGGCCGTACGGCGAGGTCGGCCGTGGGGCGTCGGTCTCCCGAAAGGGCGGCTCCAGACTGTCCCCGTATACGGCGCACGATGATGTGAATACGACCCGTCGTACGCCAAACCGCCGGGCCGCCTCCAGGACCAAAGCAGTCCCATGCACGTTGATGGCCCACGTCTCCGCCGGTCGGTCCATCGACTCGACGACCGAGACCTGGGCGGCCAGATGGACGACGTAATCGACCCCCTCACAGGCGGCCTCCACGTCGGCCGGTCGCGTGATGTCCCCTTCCAGAAGGGTCACGGACCGGGCCTCGGGCGTTCCGTCGAATCGGTCCAGCCGTCCCGTGCGGCCGTTGTCCAGGAGCCGGACGTCGTAGCCCTGTCGGACCAGCCATCGGACTAAATGATAGCCGATGAATCCGGCCCCGCCGGTTATCAGGACCCGTAGCCCCATCGGAAGCCTCTGAGAATCGGCCATTCGGGAGTTTGGCAGTCCGGCGGTCGGGTCGTAGGAAGCGGACCATCGGGCCTCGGCCCTCGGGGCCAGGGAGAAGGAGCCTTCAGGCTTCTCTTCTTCTTTGGAAGACGGCAGTGGGACGGCCCGTTTGCCGAACGCCCGGATTGCCGAATTGACGAATTCCCGAACGGCCGGACTGCCGAATTCCCGAATGCCCGAAAAATAACGACCGAAGGGGGCCCCTGGGGAAGGGTACCCCCTCCGGCTGGCCAGGAGGGTAAAGCGTGGGTAATCCAGAATAAATGATGACCTCGAGCCGACTACCATCCTATGCCAGCTTCC is a genomic window of bacterium HR11 containing:
- the wbgU gene encoding UDP-N-acetylglucosamine 4-epimerase, giving the protein MGLRVLITGGAGFIGYHLVRWLVRQGYDVRLLDNGRTGRLDRFDGTPEARSVTLLEGDITRPADVEAACEGVDYVVHLAAQVSVVESMDRPAETWAINVHGTALVLEAARRFGVRRVVFTSSCAVYGDSLEPPFRETDAPRPTSPYGLSKWMGEHLAEFYTRVFRLPVVTLRLFNVYGPGQRADSPYASVIPRFIEALRRGVPMTVYGTGEQTRDFVFVEDVARIIEQALHMPQADGLVINVGTGRPTSVNDLARLLQEIAGRSVGTRHEPPRPGEMLHAWADTARLESVLGVSPKDLTPLREGLARTWAEVSS